The Ensifer canadensis genome has a segment encoding these proteins:
- a CDS encoding LysR family transcriptional regulator: MHASILKYFVSVARSGSIRKASEELHVASSAVSRQIKKLEDELGIALFERLSNGLRLTVAGENVLRHARATLENFDLLRSDLGALQGKKTGRVQMSCLDSLAIQFLPDMVNAFHSVHPGVSFHIHTAGHGNISSLVAEGDVDMGLTFDLARPDDTEMLFRVPMPLMAFVGRGHPLAKQRQVSLAECAQYDLLLQLDTQPIRSLIEIELSVFERTGRPFVLSNSQMMLKPFIISGQGVAFFTPIGFLAEINSGDVVAIPLSGSRLQNLHVGILVQRRRQRTHAAEAVIEFVGAELLKFSDQIMEAIRT; encoded by the coding sequence ATGCACGCCAGCATCCTGAAATACTTCGTCTCGGTCGCGCGGTCCGGATCCATTCGCAAGGCTTCCGAGGAGCTTCATGTGGCTTCCTCGGCGGTCAGTCGGCAAATCAAGAAGCTGGAGGACGAGCTTGGGATTGCGCTGTTCGAGCGGCTCTCGAATGGGCTGAGGCTGACTGTCGCCGGGGAGAACGTGCTGCGCCACGCCCGCGCTACGCTGGAGAATTTCGACCTTCTGCGCAGTGACCTCGGCGCCTTGCAGGGAAAAAAGACCGGCCGCGTCCAGATGTCCTGTCTCGACAGTCTGGCCATCCAGTTCCTGCCGGATATGGTCAACGCGTTCCACAGCGTTCACCCCGGGGTCAGCTTCCATATCCACACAGCCGGTCACGGCAACATCAGCAGCCTGGTCGCCGAAGGCGACGTCGACATGGGCCTGACCTTCGATCTGGCCCGGCCCGACGACACCGAGATGCTCTTTCGTGTGCCGATGCCGCTGATGGCTTTCGTCGGGCGTGGGCATCCGCTGGCCAAACAGCGGCAGGTTTCGCTCGCCGAGTGCGCCCAGTACGACCTTCTCTTGCAACTCGACACGCAACCGATCCGTTCGCTCATCGAAATCGAGCTCTCCGTCTTTGAGCGGACCGGACGGCCTTTTGTGCTCTCGAACAGCCAGATGATGCTCAAGCCGTTCATCATCTCCGGTCAGGGCGTGGCCTTCTTCACGCCGATCGGTTTCCTGGCGGAGATCAATTCGGGCGATGTCGTCGCCATACCGCTTTCCGGCTCGCGCCTTCAGAACCTGCACGTTGGAATTCTCGTGCAGCGGCGCCGGCAGCGCACACACGCGGCCGAGGCCGTCATCGAGTTCGTCGGCGCGGAACTGTTGAAGTTCAGCGACCAGATCATGGAGGCTATCCGCACGTGA